In a genomic window of Thalassotalea piscium:
- a CDS encoding hybrid sensor histidine kinase/response regulator, protein MFPNWQLSIISIGYIGLLFLIAFLGDKYRHKIVKKSQSVIYALTLGVYCTSWSFLGTTGQASTNFLSHVPIYLGPILLFVFAWPFIQRIIRVSLKLNLTSVADLLAARFGKSHNLAILVTVVALIGTLPYLALQLKSIVYSFQQLQAGTTISTWKFGLIVSFILAGFTIVFGIRNIDVTERHPGVMLAIAFESLVKLLAFLAVGIFVTFFLFDSPSVIWQQSSANQQLIENSNISNILSMSAMLVIVMAAFLSLPRQFQVMVVELKDQKDTWLGRRVFPLYLLVFALFAIPLGLAGDMLLGDTVPADAYVLFLPWSQDQTWLTLVAFIGAISAASSMVIISSIALSTMLSNEIIFPMIFRSETANNTDYENFRSRLLNIRKFLVLVVTLLGYGVFLMASPDTLSSLGEVAFGAFAQLTPALIAAFYWRRATLTGVYAGILIGFMLWLILNFLPQFGLYQQPFNDGFLPASSTSSLLSLSANIFVMWALSQISRQSVQERVQASLFFEWQSPDLHNSQINRHIDYRELELLVSRFVGVKKARNSFANFQRSTIRKELGNVAYNEKLLQHTENTLASVMGSSSARLVLSSAIDGRDIALDEIAVLVEEASSQRQQYSEHLLQSAIENASEGISIVDQELNLVAWNKKYLDIFNYPPELIFKGCPIEQLIRFNISRGLIGDGNIEQQVSKRLAYLRSGSPHSSERVHDDGKVIRIEGNPLPGGGFVMLFSDITAFRQAEKVLKETNVDLETIIQERTQKLEQTNEALAIAREKAEQAHIKKSLYLKACSHDLMQPLEAARLFTSALASQDNLNDDQKRQVTNIDRSLKVANDLLAELGEIARIESGNIKPRFSAFSLNELLKELAQEFSAAAIEYQVKFRVAPTKVWVRSDRGLLRRILQNLIANAFRYASPGTILVAARAIHNNVDIFVLDNGPGIPIDKQDIVFDQFIQLNTAQVNGGRGLGLGLNITQSLSQLLGHKLGLKSEVNQGCKFSVSVEKALPQVKLAIEKPATKVGLKGVTVMCIDNDPDVLSGMIELLSAWQCNVISAESFSQAKQLFNEHIDEIEILLVDYQLENDLNGLDLIELMRAKCNHYLPAILVTATTDPDIGEKTDAADVGYMRKLVKPAALRAMMGAMLAQKLQAKYSTSS, encoded by the coding sequence ATGTTTCCTAATTGGCAGTTATCAATAATTAGTATTGGCTATATAGGTTTATTATTTTTAATTGCTTTTTTGGGTGATAAATACCGCCATAAAATTGTTAAAAAAAGCCAGTCTGTTATTTACGCACTTACCCTAGGAGTTTATTGTACTTCTTGGAGCTTTTTAGGTACCACAGGGCAAGCATCTACGAACTTTCTTTCGCATGTACCCATTTATCTTGGGCCTATTTTGCTTTTTGTTTTTGCTTGGCCATTTATACAGCGCATTATTCGAGTAAGTTTAAAATTAAACTTAACTTCAGTTGCTGACTTACTCGCTGCGCGTTTTGGAAAATCACACAACCTTGCTATTTTAGTGACTGTTGTTGCATTAATTGGCACCTTGCCATATTTAGCGCTTCAGCTTAAGTCGATTGTTTATTCATTTCAGCAATTACAGGCTGGCACAACAATAAGTACATGGAAATTTGGTTTAATTGTTAGCTTTATTCTAGCGGGCTTTACCATTGTTTTTGGAATTCGCAATATAGATGTCACAGAGCGACATCCGGGCGTAATGCTAGCGATAGCATTTGAAAGCTTAGTAAAATTACTCGCATTTCTTGCTGTTGGCATCTTTGTTACCTTTTTTTTATTCGATTCACCTTCGGTAATTTGGCAGCAGTCGAGCGCGAATCAACAGCTAATTGAAAATTCAAATATTTCAAATATCTTATCGATGTCGGCCATGTTGGTGATAGTTATGGCCGCATTTTTGTCTTTGCCACGTCAATTTCAGGTGATGGTGGTAGAGTTAAAAGATCAAAAAGATACTTGGTTGGGGCGCAGGGTCTTTCCATTATATTTATTAGTATTTGCACTGTTTGCTATACCGCTTGGATTAGCTGGCGATATGTTATTAGGCGATACAGTACCAGCTGACGCTTATGTTTTATTCTTACCCTGGTCACAAGACCAAACATGGTTAACATTAGTTGCTTTTATTGGTGCTATATCAGCGGCAAGCTCTATGGTTATTATTTCCTCAATTGCACTAAGTACTATGTTGAGTAATGAAATTATCTTCCCCATGATATTTCGCTCTGAAACTGCCAATAACACAGATTATGAAAACTTTCGCTCACGCTTACTTAATATTCGAAAGTTTCTAGTGTTAGTTGTTACCTTGCTAGGTTACGGTGTTTTTCTGATGGCATCGCCAGATACACTTAGCTCTTTAGGTGAGGTCGCTTTTGGTGCCTTTGCGCAGCTTACACCCGCATTGATTGCCGCTTTTTACTGGCGAAGAGCGACACTTACCGGTGTTTATGCCGGTATTTTAATTGGTTTTATGCTGTGGTTGATATTAAATTTTCTGCCGCAATTTGGGCTGTATCAGCAACCATTCAATGATGGCTTTTTGCCAGCATCCAGTACTTCAAGCTTATTAAGTTTAAGTGCCAATATTTTTGTAATGTGGGCCTTGTCACAAATTAGCCGACAAAGTGTGCAAGAGCGTGTTCAAGCTTCATTGTTTTTTGAATGGCAGTCACCTGACTTACATAACTCACAAATTAATCGACATATCGACTATCGTGAATTAGAGCTATTAGTGTCACGCTTTGTTGGCGTTAAAAAAGCACGAAATAGTTTTGCAAACTTTCAAAGAAGTACCATTAGAAAAGAGCTAGGCAACGTCGCTTATAATGAAAAGCTACTTCAACATACTGAGAATACGTTAGCGAGCGTAATGGGTTCGTCAAGTGCTCGTTTAGTTCTATCATCGGCAATCGATGGAAGAGATATTGCACTTGATGAGATAGCCGTGTTAGTTGAAGAAGCCTCTAGTCAGCGCCAGCAGTATAGTGAACACTTACTACAAAGTGCAATTGAAAATGCAAGTGAAGGCATATCAATTGTTGATCAAGAGCTAAACCTAGTTGCTTGGAATAAAAAATATTTAGATATTTTTAACTACCCTCCAGAACTCATTTTTAAGGGATGCCCGATAGAACAACTAATTCGTTTTAACATTAGCAGAGGGCTAATAGGCGACGGTAATATTGAACAACAAGTGAGTAAGCGGTTAGCCTACTTGCGCAGTGGTAGTCCCCATAGCTCTGAGCGTGTGCACGATGACGGCAAGGTTATTCGGATAGAAGGAAATCCATTGCCCGGTGGGGGCTTTGTTATGCTTTTCTCTGATATTACCGCGTTCAGACAAGCTGAGAAGGTATTAAAAGAAACAAATGTTGATCTTGAAACTATTATTCAAGAGCGAACACAAAAGTTAGAACAAACGAATGAAGCATTGGCTATCGCAAGAGAAAAAGCAGAACAAGCTCATATTAAAAAAAGCCTGTATTTGAAAGCATGCTCTCATGATTTAATGCAACCTCTAGAAGCCGCTCGTTTGTTCACTTCTGCATTGGCTAGCCAAGATAATTTAAATGATGATCAAAAGCGCCAGGTCACTAATATTGATCGTTCACTCAAAGTGGCAAATGACTTATTAGCTGAACTTGGAGAAATAGCACGTATTGAAAGTGGCAACATTAAACCTAGATTTAGCGCATTCTCATTAAATGAATTATTAAAAGAATTGGCACAAGAGTTTTCTGCAGCAGCGATAGAGTATCAGGTGAAGTTTCGAGTCGCTCCTACCAAAGTGTGGGTAAGGTCTGATAGAGGTTTACTTCGTAGAATTTTACAAAACTTAATTGCTAATGCATTTCGTTATGCAAGCCCAGGTACTATTTTGGTGGCGGCACGGGCGATTCATAATAACGTTGATATTTTTGTACTTGATAACGGCCCAGGCATACCAATAGATAAGCAAGATATTGTATTTGATCAGTTTATTCAATTAAATACAGCGCAAGTCAATGGAGGAAGAGGGCTCGGACTTGGTTTAAATATAACCCAGAGTTTAAGTCAGTTACTGGGGCATAAATTAGGTCTAAAATCAGAAGTTAACCAAGGCTGTAAGTTTAGTGTTTCAGTTGAAAAAGCACTGCCTCAGGTTAAATTAGCGATTGAAAAGCCTGCAACTAAGGTTGGTTTAAAAGGTGTAACGGTAATGTGTATTGATAATGACCCTGATGTGCTCAGTGGCATGATTGAGCTGCTCAGTGCATGGCAGTGTAATGTGATATCTGCAGAATCGTTTAGCCAAGCTAAACAGTTGTTTAATGAGCATATTGATGAAATTGAAATTCTACTCGTAGATTATCAATTAGAGAATGATCTTAACGGACTCGATTTAATAGAGTTAATGAGAGCGAAGTGCAATCATTACTTACCTGCTATATTAGTTACCGCAACAACCGATCCAGATATTGGAGAAAAAACCGATGCGGCAGACGTTGGCTATATGCGAAAGTTAGTTAAACCAGCGGCTTTACGGGCGATGATGGGTGCGATGCTTGCACAAAAACTGCAAGCGAAATACTCAACATCTAGCTAA
- a CDS encoding HAMP domain-containing methyl-accepting chemotaxis protein, producing the protein MNLKVTHKVILGFVVITLLLFVTSISAIRILGEIKNATNQVADYAIPVQHFSSKVQMSLLKQAKLSSGITLTTDLAKLHALKEKFNQEHKQLNQQVKEIENLFSQQKELKLIQEFNQLYTTYLATVTTMFTKKTMVFEQYAQLNNMTTELITRFRSVEDKLVDLSYIEDAENEDLIEQISSASVPIESYVVNMGETISSLVDIENVTEASNVNDTIDIGLNNATPLFDYLKRLVKGHFSEEKVVNISDEFEQLKADLLVTDSIFSLKMAQLEQIKALNNLLATSDQQAEMSLDSIDKIRAEFDSQVSKLQSGIFNDVNQGQTTSWTLLAIIIVVSTIISFITVRSMSIPLTRINKILSFIARGDLSRQLTVSSDDEYGELSKNVNLVVAHLRSLVGEISSNSHLLNNAADLSSSEIAEVVASIKRQQQTVIDMTAVTTQLSDNADHVLAQVKTAEHQMNDALAQSDDLKNIANKTNSHISLLVNKLDTSSHLMAALQQQSDNIGGIIETIQSIADQTNLLALNAAIEAARAGESGRGFAVVADEVRMLASRTQESTAEINNMITSLQEQTQKAALDLSEGKTEATNSKEYTDKLLITLSLINTAIEQMHLMSVNIADSANEQNSLSNQINVNIQDVVELSKHSNEKALATLSYSEQVAGLAQKLDKSVDQFNI; encoded by the coding sequence ATGAACTTAAAAGTAACCCATAAAGTTATTCTTGGCTTTGTTGTGATAACACTATTGCTATTTGTTACTAGCATTAGTGCAATTCGCATACTTGGTGAAATTAAAAATGCCACCAATCAAGTGGCTGACTATGCTATACCTGTCCAACATTTCAGTAGCAAGGTGCAAATGTCTTTATTAAAGCAGGCTAAGTTATCTTCTGGCATTACCCTAACCACTGATTTAGCAAAATTACATGCATTAAAAGAAAAGTTTAACCAAGAGCATAAGCAGTTAAATCAACAAGTGAAAGAAATTGAAAACTTATTTTCACAACAAAAAGAGTTGAAACTTATTCAAGAGTTTAATCAACTCTACACTACTTACTTAGCCACTGTTACCACCATGTTTACTAAGAAAACGATGGTATTCGAACAATACGCTCAGTTAAATAACATGACAACTGAGTTAATCACTCGCTTTCGGAGCGTAGAAGATAAGTTAGTCGATCTTTCATATATTGAAGATGCTGAAAATGAAGATTTAATCGAACAAATATCATCAGCCTCGGTACCAATAGAAAGTTACGTTGTTAATATGGGGGAAACGATTAGCAGCCTAGTTGATATTGAAAATGTTACTGAAGCTTCTAACGTTAACGATACCATCGACATTGGCTTAAACAATGCTACTCCACTATTTGATTACTTAAAACGTTTAGTTAAAGGGCACTTTAGCGAAGAGAAGGTCGTTAATATCTCTGATGAGTTCGAACAATTAAAAGCAGATTTATTGGTAACCGATAGCATTTTTTCACTCAAAATGGCACAACTCGAACAAATAAAAGCTTTAAACAACTTATTAGCCACATCGGATCAACAGGCAGAAATGTCTCTCGATAGCATAGATAAAATTAGAGCAGAATTCGACAGCCAAGTAAGCAAATTACAAAGCGGTATCTTCAACGATGTTAATCAAGGGCAAACCACTAGTTGGACCTTATTAGCCATTATTATTGTTGTTAGCACAATAATTTCTTTTATTACCGTACGGTCTATGAGTATTCCGTTAACGCGGATCAATAAAATATTATCATTTATTGCCAGAGGAGACTTGTCTCGCCAGTTGACCGTTAGCTCCGATGATGAATATGGTGAGTTGTCCAAAAATGTTAATTTAGTCGTTGCTCACTTGCGCTCGCTAGTAGGGGAAATTAGTAGCAACTCACACTTACTCAATAATGCTGCTGATCTCTCAAGTTCAGAAATTGCTGAAGTGGTAGCTTCAATAAAACGCCAACAGCAAACAGTAATAGACATGACAGCTGTTACTACTCAGTTAAGCGACAATGCTGACCACGTATTAGCTCAAGTAAAAACCGCCGAACATCAAATGAATGACGCACTAGCACAAAGTGATGATTTAAAAAACATTGCCAATAAAACTAATTCACACATTTCATTACTGGTTAATAAGCTTGATACTTCAAGCCATTTAATGGCTGCCTTACAACAACAGTCTGACAATATTGGCGGTATTATTGAGACTATCCAAAGTATTGCCGATCAAACAAATTTGTTAGCCTTAAATGCAGCAATAGAAGCAGCAAGAGCCGGCGAATCAGGCAGAGGTTTTGCTGTAGTTGCCGACGAAGTTAGAATGCTTGCTAGTCGTACCCAAGAGTCTACTGCTGAAATAAACAATATGATCACCTCTTTGCAAGAACAGACACAAAAAGCCGCATTAGATTTAAGTGAAGGAAAAACTGAAGCCACTAACAGCAAAGAGTATACCGATAAACTATTAATAACCTTATCGCTCATTAACACCGCGATTGAACAAATGCATTTAATGAGTGTTAATATTGCAGACTCTGCCAATGAGCAAAACTCATTAAGTAATCAAATTAATGTCAATATTCAAGATGTCGTAGAACTAAGTAAACACAGTAATGAAAAAGCGCTTGCAACCTTGTCATATAGTGAGCAAGTTGCAGGCTTGGCACAAAAATTAGATAAATCTGTTGATCAATTTAATATTTAA
- a CDS encoding response regulator, whose product MMIQPEKIIIADDHPLFRQALLDTLKVQLTDTSWVEAQTIEELELQLTQNTDADLLLLDLNIPGAHGFNTLIHVRNHFPQIPIVVVSAHEDQDTISKAMEYGAAGFVPKSTPVATIFAAIQHVLAGDTWVPEYFQIQQDDSEYSDIAERVASLTQQQYKILMMFAQGMLNKQIAYDLHVSEATIKAHATAIFRKLNVRNRTQAVIAIGQLDISESSFSDE is encoded by the coding sequence ATTATGATTCAGCCAGAAAAAATAATAATAGCTGATGATCACCCCTTATTTCGCCAAGCACTATTAGATACACTAAAAGTGCAACTAACCGACACTAGTTGGGTGGAAGCACAAACAATTGAAGAATTGGAGCTACAATTAACACAAAACACTGATGCAGATCTCCTGTTATTAGATTTAAATATACCAGGCGCGCATGGTTTTAACACATTGATCCATGTTCGCAATCACTTTCCTCAAATACCTATTGTTGTTGTTTCAGCACATGAAGATCAAGACACTATCTCGAAAGCGATGGAATATGGTGCAGCTGGGTTTGTACCTAAATCAACGCCTGTAGCGACTATATTTGCAGCAATTCAACACGTTTTAGCTGGTGATACTTGGGTACCAGAATACTTTCAAATACAGCAAGATGACAGTGAATATAGTGATATCGCCGAACGTGTAGCAAGCCTTACACAGCAACAATATAAAATACTGATGATGTTTGCACAAGGCATGTTAAATAAGCAAATAGCTTATGACTTACATGTTTCGGAAGCGACCATTAAGGCCCATGCAACGGCAATATTTCGAAAACTCAATGTCCGTAATCGAACACAAGCTGTTATTGCTATTGGGCAGTTAGATATTTCTGAATCGAGCTTCTCTGACGAGTAG
- a CDS encoding aminoacyl-histidine dipeptidase, protein MSTLSQLKPTLLWQFFEQICSIPHPSKHEQKISLWIQSWATELGLDVSEDNVGNIRIAKPATAGYENRKGVILQAHMDMVPQKNTNTVHDFLTDPITPYIDGDWVKAKGTTLGADNGIGLASTLAVLASDNIEHGPLEVLITIDEEAGMTGAFGLQPGWFNGDILINTDSEQEGEVYMGCAGGIDGTASFTIEYQDVPAGYQAFNLNISGLKGGHSGVDIHLGRANACQLLTRFLLSSCEQFDLHLTELSGGSLRNAIPREADTSFVIALKDIDAFKNALAQYSATIKQNFRSVESDIEMLLISPETFEQCWTKTCQMNILRALNACPNGVVRMSDDIEGIVETSLNLGVMRTKGAKFEVLTLIRSLHDDGRLATQMMVDSVFKLANADINFSGAYPGWQPDIKSPIMATVRETYQQLFNKIPEIMVIHAGLECGLFKDSYPHWDMVSFGPTIKFPHSPDEKVEIASVEPYWQLLIAVLKAIPSK, encoded by the coding sequence TTGAGCACCTTATCACAACTAAAACCTACTCTTTTATGGCAATTTTTTGAACAAATTTGTTCAATTCCTCACCCATCAAAGCATGAACAAAAAATTTCATTATGGATCCAGTCTTGGGCAACTGAACTTGGCTTAGACGTTAGCGAGGATAACGTTGGCAATATACGTATAGCCAAGCCCGCAACAGCAGGTTATGAAAATCGTAAAGGTGTAATTTTACAAGCCCATATGGATATGGTACCTCAAAAAAACACCAATACTGTTCACGATTTTTTAACCGACCCAATCACACCTTATATTGATGGTGATTGGGTAAAAGCTAAAGGCACAACGCTCGGTGCAGACAATGGCATTGGTTTAGCTTCAACGCTTGCCGTTCTAGCCAGTGATAACATTGAACATGGTCCATTAGAAGTACTTATCACAATTGACGAAGAAGCAGGTATGACCGGCGCATTCGGTTTACAGCCTGGTTGGTTTAACGGCGATATATTAATAAACACCGACTCAGAGCAAGAAGGCGAAGTTTATATGGGCTGCGCGGGTGGTATTGACGGTACCGCAAGTTTTACCATTGAATATCAAGACGTACCAGCAGGTTACCAAGCATTCAACCTAAATATATCAGGATTAAAAGGTGGTCACTCGGGGGTAGATATTCACCTAGGTCGAGCAAATGCTTGCCAGTTACTGACGCGTTTTTTACTATCGTCTTGCGAACAGTTTGACCTTCACCTGACCGAATTGTCAGGGGGCAGCTTACGTAATGCAATTCCCCGTGAAGCAGATACCAGTTTTGTGATCGCGTTAAAAGATATAGACGCATTTAAAAACGCTTTAGCGCAATATAGTGCAACGATTAAACAAAATTTTCGTTCAGTTGAGTCTGATATTGAAATGCTATTAATTTCGCCAGAAACATTTGAGCAATGCTGGACTAAAACCTGCCAAATGAATATTTTACGCGCGTTAAATGCCTGCCCTAATGGCGTAGTACGTATGAGCGACGATATTGAAGGTATTGTAGAAACGTCATTAAACCTAGGGGTTATGCGTACTAAAGGGGCTAAGTTTGAAGTATTAACCTTAATTAGAAGCTTACATGATGATGGTCGTCTAGCGACTCAAATGATGGTTGACTCTGTGTTTAAGCTAGCAAATGCAGATATTAACTTTTCAGGTGCCTATCCTGGTTGGCAACCCGATATTAAATCACCAATCATGGCGACTGTGCGAGAAACATATCAACAACTATTTAATAAGATACCAGAAATAATGGTGATTCATGCTGGGTTAGAATGTGGGTTATTTAAAGACTCTTACCCTCATTGGGATATGGTATCGTTCGGTCCAACAATAAAGTTCCCTCATTCACCTGATGAAAAAGTTGAAATTGCAAGCGTTGAACCTTATTGGCAATTACTTATTGCTGTATTAAAGGCCATTCCGTCTAAATAA
- the slmA gene encoding nucleoid occlusion factor SlmA, translating to MSVNQKPNRKQQILECLALMLQSSPGERITTAKLAAEVGVSEAALYRHFPSKARMFEGLIEFIEESTFSRVNLILSDHKEALVRCHHILHVLLVFAERNPGMCRILSGDALMGENERLRARVNQFFDKLESQFKQILRERKLREGKSFSIAEQPLANLLVSFAEGKISQYVRSGFTKKPSESFNDQWQFLMASK from the coding sequence ATGTCGGTTAACCAAAAGCCCAACCGTAAACAACAAATATTAGAATGTTTGGCACTGATGTTACAAAGTAGCCCTGGTGAGCGTATAACTACAGCAAAGCTTGCCGCTGAAGTTGGCGTTTCAGAAGCAGCTTTATATCGTCATTTCCCCTCAAAAGCGCGTATGTTTGAAGGGTTGATTGAATTTATTGAAGAGTCGACATTTTCACGAGTAAATCTAATACTTTCAGACCATAAAGAAGCATTAGTAAGGTGCCACCATATTCTGCATGTATTACTGGTTTTTGCAGAACGTAACCCTGGCATGTGCCGCATACTATCTGGTGACGCACTGATGGGCGAAAATGAACGTTTACGTGCCAGAGTTAATCAGTTTTTTGACAAGTTAGAGTCTCAATTTAAGCAAATACTACGTGAACGTAAATTACGTGAAGGTAAAAGCTTTTCTATTGCAGAGCAGCCTTTAGCTAATTTACTCGTGTCTTTCGCAGAAGGTAAAATTAGCCAATATGTTCGTTCTGGATTTACTAAAAAACCAAGTGAAAGCTTTAATGACCAATGGCAATTTTTAATGGCAAGTAAATAA
- the coaBC gene encoding bifunctional phosphopantothenoylcysteine decarboxylase/phosphopantothenate--cysteine ligase CoaBC — translation MNILHGKNIVLGITGGIAAYKTPELVRRLKDHGADVRVVMTEGAKAFITPLTLQAVSANSVSDSLLDTQAELAMGHIELAKWADFILIAPATADTIARITVGMANDLLTTVCLASAAKITVAPAMNQQMWHAPITQENVARLTERGINVWGPGQGEQACGDVGFGRMLEVDQLVELTCQHFLAQNTAQILKGQHWLITAGPTREAIDPVRYISNHSSGKMGFAIAKAAADAGATVTLVSGPVALVTPSNVNRINVISAENMHQQVMAHVKSTNVFIACAAVADYKIAEVAQQKIKKSNDNMQINLVKNPDIVADVAALADKPFTVGFAAETQDVEHYAKDKLTRKNLDLIAANNVAASNQGFNSDTNALTVFSHAKQFELPLASKQQIAQQLVALIAQQRDENQ, via the coding sequence ATGAATATTCTTCATGGAAAAAATATCGTCCTTGGTATTACTGGTGGCATTGCTGCCTATAAAACGCCTGAACTCGTTAGACGTTTAAAAGATCACGGGGCAGATGTAAGAGTTGTTATGACTGAAGGTGCTAAAGCGTTTATTACGCCGCTAACCTTACAAGCTGTTTCAGCTAACTCTGTGTCTGATAGCTTACTTGATACTCAAGCCGAATTAGCGATGGGTCATATTGAATTAGCCAAATGGGCTGATTTCATTTTAATCGCACCAGCCACTGCCGATACTATTGCGCGAATAACCGTAGGTATGGCTAATGACTTACTCACAACAGTTTGCCTAGCAAGTGCCGCAAAAATTACCGTAGCCCCGGCAATGAACCAACAAATGTGGCACGCGCCAATCACTCAAGAAAATGTAGCACGCCTAACCGAGCGTGGCATTAATGTTTGGGGACCAGGTCAAGGCGAGCAGGCTTGTGGAGACGTTGGTTTTGGCCGTATGTTAGAAGTAGACCAGCTTGTTGAATTAACTTGCCAGCACTTTCTCGCTCAAAATACAGCACAAATCTTAAAAGGACAGCATTGGTTAATTACCGCAGGTCCTACTAGAGAAGCTATCGATCCCGTACGTTATATTTCCAATCATAGCTCAGGAAAAATGGGCTTCGCTATAGCAAAAGCTGCTGCAGATGCTGGCGCAACGGTTACCTTAGTGTCGGGGCCTGTTGCTTTAGTAACCCCAAGTAATGTGAATCGAATAAATGTTATTAGCGCTGAAAATATGCACCAACAAGTAATGGCACATGTTAAAAGCACAAATGTCTTTATTGCTTGCGCGGCTGTCGCTGATTACAAAATTGCTGAAGTTGCACAACAAAAAATTAAAAAATCTAACGACAATATGCAAATTAATTTAGTTAAAAACCCTGATATTGTTGCTGATGTTGCCGCATTAGCCGATAAACCTTTTACTGTTGGCTTTGCAGCAGAAACACAAGACGTTGAACACTATGCAAAGGATAAACTTACTCGTAAGAACTTAGATTTAATTGCTGCAAATAATGTAGCAGCCAGTAATCAGGGCTTTAATAGTGATACCAATGCCTTAACTGTTTTTAGTCATGCAAAGCAGTTTGAGCTGCCATTAGCGAGTAAGCAACAAATCGCTCAACAACTAGTTGCTTTGATCGCTCAACAACGAGATGAAAACCAATAA
- the radC gene encoding RadC family protein has product MMLKDWPEQEKPREKLRNLGAKSLSDAELLAIFLRTGVKGCNVVDLARKLLQTFGSIGAIYKADEQAFCQVNGLGVAKYVQLQACLELSKRYFAEELSAGHELTSSQASKNFLMAELRHERHEVFSMLLLNNQHQVIIFERLFQGTINAAAVYPRVVVEQVLKHGASAVIFAHNHPSGIAEPSMADKQITEQLKQALGLIDVRVLDHMIIANHHCYSFAEHGIL; this is encoded by the coding sequence ATTATGCTAAAAGATTGGCCAGAGCAAGAAAAGCCCCGTGAAAAATTGCGTAACTTAGGCGCTAAAAGCTTAAGCGATGCGGAGTTGTTGGCTATTTTTCTACGTACAGGAGTGAAAGGCTGTAATGTCGTTGATTTAGCGCGCAAGCTATTACAAACCTTTGGCAGCATTGGGGCAATATATAAAGCTGATGAACAAGCTTTTTGTCAAGTAAATGGCTTAGGTGTTGCAAAGTATGTGCAATTACAAGCTTGTCTTGAGTTAAGTAAGCGCTACTTTGCAGAAGAATTAAGTGCAGGACATGAACTAACTTCTTCTCAAGCGAGTAAAAATTTTTTAATGGCAGAGCTTAGGCACGAGCGTCACGAAGTATTTTCAATGTTGCTACTTAATAATCAACATCAAGTCATTATATTTGAACGACTCTTTCAAGGCACTATTAATGCGGCAGCGGTTTATCCGAGAGTTGTGGTTGAGCAAGTATTAAAACATGGTGCTAGTGCGGTAATATTTGCTCATAACCATCCTTCAGGCATTGCTGAGCCAAGTATGGCGGATAAACAAATTACTGAGCAGCTAAAACAGGCCCTTGGTTTAATTGATGTGAGAGTGCTTGATCATATGATTATTGCTAATCACCATTGTTATTCATTTGCCGAACACGGTATTCTTTAA
- a CDS encoding PilZ domain-containing protein: MADAEQEKLNEERRQSFRLDMEKELVDIVWVNDDGQQSAKKIVCLDFSRGGLKLDCDQAIALETSVKVVFKAADPRSQKLSGRVIRCIKQDNGWFEIALQLDE; the protein is encoded by the coding sequence ATGGCAGATGCTGAACAAGAAAAACTAAATGAAGAGCGTAGGCAGTCATTTAGATTGGATATGGAAAAAGAGTTAGTTGATATTGTTTGGGTAAATGATGATGGCCAACAATCAGCAAAAAAAATTGTGTGTTTAGACTTTTCTCGTGGTGGCCTTAAACTCGATTGTGACCAAGCAATAGCACTAGAAACATCAGTTAAAGTGGTTTTTAAAGCTGCTGATCCTCGAAGTCAAAAGTTATCAGGGCGAGTAATTCGCTGTATAAAACAGGATAATGGCTGGTTTGAAATAGCGTTACAACTTGACGAATAG